The Streptomyces sp. 840.1 genome contains a region encoding:
- a CDS encoding histidinol-phosphate transaminase, whose translation MTVAAVRPGPVRLHLSENAHGASPRALLAAHEALDPTSVYPDPARSAPLRAIAERLGVGEHQVAVANGSDELVLLSALALGDRDRPGLTTAGTFPGYRVCLEAVGRGCQEIPLDGVRVDADAVAAAMERAGIVYICHPHNPTGAVLDRDRMELLVERAAVTGTPLVVDEAYLEFAPAGTPRLLDHLGSGAPLLSLRTFSKAYGLAALRIGYAVGSPELVARLREVQGTMPFSANAVAQAAAVAALADRGHLDEVRRQNALQRAWFRGELERRGRRSLPSATNFVAVRVSDSAAAERLLERDHDILVRDAGRFGCAGYLRVSLGSAKDLVRLMDALDLIDPVG comes from the coding sequence GTGACGGTCGCCGCCGTGCGTCCCGGTCCGGTGCGCCTGCATCTGAGCGAGAACGCCCACGGCGCCAGCCCACGGGCGCTGCTGGCCGCGCACGAGGCCCTCGACCCGACGTCCGTCTACCCCGATCCGGCCCGCTCGGCGCCCCTGCGGGCCATCGCGGAGCGGCTCGGCGTCGGGGAGCACCAGGTCGCCGTCGCCAACGGCAGCGACGAGTTGGTGCTGCTGTCCGCGCTCGCGCTCGGCGACCGCGACCGCCCCGGCCTCACCACCGCGGGCACCTTCCCCGGCTACCGCGTCTGTCTGGAGGCCGTGGGGCGCGGCTGCCAGGAGATCCCGCTCGACGGCGTCCGGGTGGACGCCGACGCCGTCGCCGCCGCGATGGAGCGGGCGGGCATCGTCTACATCTGCCACCCGCACAACCCGACCGGCGCCGTGCTGGACCGCGACCGCATGGAGCTGCTGGTCGAGCGGGCCGCCGTCACCGGCACTCCCCTGGTGGTCGACGAGGCGTACCTGGAGTTCGCCCCGGCGGGCACTCCCCGGCTCCTCGACCACCTCGGCAGCGGCGCCCCGTTGCTGTCGCTGCGCACGTTCTCCAAGGCGTACGGGCTGGCCGCCCTGCGGATCGGCTACGCCGTGGGCAGCCCCGAGCTCGTCGCCCGGCTGCGCGAGGTCCAGGGCACGATGCCGTTCAGCGCGAACGCCGTCGCCCAGGCCGCCGCCGTGGCCGCGCTCGCGGACCGCGGCCATCTGGACGAGGTACGCCGGCAGAACGCGCTGCAACGGGCCTGGTTCCGGGGCGAACTGGAGCGCAGGGGGCGGCGGTCGCTGCCCTCGGCGACGAACTTCGTGGCCGTACGGGTCTCCGACTCGGCCGCAGCCGAACGGCTGCTGGAGCGGGACCATGACATTCTCGTCCGCGACGCCGGGCGTTTCGGATGTGCCGGATATCTGCGGGTCTCCCTCGGATCCGCCAAGGATCTGGTGCGGCTGATGGACGCCCTCGACCTGATCGACCCTGTCGGCTGA
- a CDS encoding MFS transporter, protein MASPLATLREFSPRTRVVLSVNALNSFGGGLVLPFLWIYLSEVRGLPAWVPAVTLAVQAGTAVAGGLLWGSLLDRFPPRVTVPVVMAVAGIGTALYAQATGVYTALTAALVYGFGISGVGTVLRYLYAGAASARERGLAYSADYAVFNAMTGLGVLVGGLVASMDAGSRAVRFSVLYLTDGATFLLAGAALFWLLPKVVKAAGKDEEGATGRRRAGYREVLTQRHIGLLLAALAVCSLVSYGQFRSGLPGYLTQGGALGPEGISGAFAVNILVAVGAQVLLADRIQRIRRSTVFAVSGAVWAVAWALVLAAGLRHGGSALALAMAGVVLLSVGEALVFPVVTSLLNDLAAEHIRGRVNALLSVAVSTGSVAGPALAGALLPWADGLGLMAALLAGCLAVVAVAVRLRTVLGLRVDLPAPQEKAAEVADDSAAGAPDPDAAPHRATAEAATASV, encoded by the coding sequence ATGGCAAGTCCCCTCGCAACGCTGCGGGAGTTCTCCCCGCGCACCCGTGTCGTCCTCTCCGTCAACGCGCTCAACTCGTTCGGCGGCGGCCTGGTCCTGCCGTTCCTGTGGATCTACCTCAGTGAGGTGCGCGGCCTGCCCGCCTGGGTGCCCGCCGTGACGCTCGCGGTGCAGGCGGGCACGGCCGTGGCCGGCGGGCTGTTGTGGGGCTCGCTGCTCGACCGGTTCCCGCCGCGCGTCACGGTGCCCGTGGTGATGGCCGTCGCGGGCATCGGCACGGCGCTGTACGCGCAGGCGACCGGTGTGTACACCGCGCTGACCGCGGCCCTGGTGTACGGCTTCGGAATCAGCGGCGTCGGCACGGTGCTGCGCTACCTGTACGCGGGGGCCGCCTCCGCGCGGGAGCGAGGCCTGGCCTACTCCGCCGACTACGCGGTGTTCAACGCCATGACCGGGCTCGGGGTACTGGTCGGCGGTCTGGTGGCGTCCATGGACGCGGGCTCGCGCGCGGTCCGGTTCAGCGTGCTCTACCTGACGGACGGGGCTACGTTCCTGCTGGCCGGCGCGGCACTGTTCTGGCTGCTGCCGAAGGTGGTCAAGGCGGCCGGGAAGGACGAGGAGGGTGCCACCGGCCGGCGCCGGGCCGGCTACCGCGAGGTGCTGACCCAGCGCCACATCGGTCTGCTGCTGGCCGCGCTGGCGGTCTGCTCGCTGGTCTCGTACGGACAGTTCCGCTCGGGTCTGCCGGGCTATCTGACCCAGGGCGGGGCGCTGGGACCCGAGGGCATCTCCGGCGCCTTCGCGGTCAACATCCTGGTCGCCGTGGGCGCCCAGGTGCTGCTGGCCGACCGGATTCAGCGCATCCGCCGCAGCACGGTGTTCGCCGTCTCCGGCGCGGTGTGGGCCGTGGCCTGGGCGCTGGTCCTGGCCGCGGGGCTGCGGCACGGCGGCAGCGCGCTGGCGCTGGCCATGGCCGGGGTGGTGCTGCTCTCGGTGGGCGAGGCGCTGGTCTTCCCGGTTGTGACGTCGCTGCTGAACGACCTGGCTGCCGAGCACATCAGGGGCCGGGTCAACGCCCTGCTCTCGGTTGCCGTCTCGACCGGCTCCGTGGCCGGACCGGCGCTCGCGGGCGCCCTGCTGCCGTGGGCGGACGGCCTCGGCCTGATGGCGGCGCTGCTGGCCGGCTGTCTGGCGGTCGTCGCCGTGGCGGTGCGGCTGCGTACGGTGCTGGGCCTGCGGGTGGACCTGCCGGCGCCGCAGGAGAAGGCGGCCGAAGTGGCGGACGATTCCGCGGCGGGCGCGCCGGATCCCGACGCCGCCCCGCACCGGGCCACCGCCGAAGCGGCCACGGCCTCCGTGTGA
- a CDS encoding GNAT family N-acetyltransferase yields MNNWPLTGISVRTSRVELRWPTPEDLDALADRATEGVHAPGFMPFFSQWTDGAPEVVARRVLQRHWHAMATWAPEDWTLFLVVVADGEVVGSQSLGARDFGVTREVLLTSWLTLGRQGEGLGGHARAAALELAFTGLGADQAFSVVRRGNDASQAVCAKFGFEPDGSQINAVRGEQVVSDRFRLSRQRWSARRSIEAEVGGTAAALPLFGVTAPAAARRASTVPGAPVASVLSGVRYAEEADQPAA; encoded by the coding sequence ATGAACAACTGGCCGCTCACCGGGATCAGCGTGCGCACATCGCGCGTCGAGCTGCGCTGGCCCACGCCCGAGGATCTCGACGCGCTAGCGGACCGGGCGACCGAGGGGGTCCACGCCCCCGGCTTCATGCCGTTCTTCTCGCAGTGGACGGACGGGGCCCCCGAGGTGGTCGCCCGCCGCGTCCTGCAGCGCCACTGGCACGCCATGGCCACCTGGGCCCCCGAGGACTGGACGCTCTTCCTGGTCGTGGTCGCCGACGGTGAGGTGGTCGGCTCGCAGAGCCTGGGCGCCCGGGACTTCGGCGTCACCCGGGAGGTACTGCTGACGTCGTGGCTGACGCTGGGCCGGCAGGGCGAGGGCCTCGGCGGACACGCGAGGGCGGCCGCCCTGGAGCTGGCCTTCACCGGGCTCGGCGCCGACCAGGCGTTCTCCGTCGTACGGCGCGGCAACGACGCCTCCCAGGCCGTGTGCGCCAAGTTCGGCTTCGAGCCCGACGGCAGCCAGATCAACGCGGTCCGCGGCGAACAGGTGGTCAGTGACCGGTTCCGGCTCTCCCGGCAGCGCTGGTCGGCCCGCCGTTCCATCGAGGCGGAGGTGGGCGGAACCGCCGCGGCGCTGCCGCTGTTCGGTGTGACGGCCCCGGCCGCCGCCCGGCGCGCGTCCACCGTCCCCGGCGCCCCCGTGGCGAGCGTGCTCTCCGGAGTGCGCTACGCCGAGGAAGCCGACCAGCCCGCCGCCTGA
- a CDS encoding L-erythro-3,5-diaminohexanoate dehydrogenase — MTTAPVDTASALGLHRVREPRGVLPQAALRLDTDPRPAPDEVRIDVSCLNLDAASFRQLREEHGGDGDAVRAAVCALVRNRGKMHNPVTGSGGMLIGTVAEVGPASPLGLRPGDRVATLVSLTLTPLEITDGLRDWDGLSERVPARGHAILFGRSVAALLPDDLPDELALSVLDVCGAPALTARLVTAYAHRGTAPSVLVLGAGGKSGSLSLAAARRAGAGRITGVVPGSAEETALTAAGLADEVVRADARDAVALHALIESRGGPADVTVVCTDVAGCEHAAILATRDGGTVAFFSMATSFSTAALGAEGLARDVTLLIGNGYQPGHSALALDLVREEPGVRALFDRVRVPAGDGAGR, encoded by the coding sequence ATGACGACCGCACCGGTGGACACCGCGTCCGCACTGGGGCTGCACCGGGTGCGCGAGCCCAGGGGCGTGCTGCCGCAGGCGGCCCTCCGGCTCGACACCGATCCCCGGCCGGCCCCGGACGAGGTCCGTATCGACGTCAGTTGTCTGAATCTGGACGCCGCGTCGTTCCGGCAACTGCGCGAGGAGCACGGCGGGGACGGCGACGCCGTGCGGGCCGCGGTGTGCGCGCTCGTGCGGAACCGCGGCAAGATGCACAACCCGGTGACCGGGTCCGGCGGCATGCTGATCGGCACCGTCGCCGAGGTGGGGCCCGCCTCACCGCTGGGTCTGCGCCCCGGCGACCGGGTGGCGACCCTGGTGTCACTGACCCTGACGCCGCTGGAGATCACGGACGGACTGCGCGACTGGGACGGGCTGAGCGAGCGGGTCCCGGCGCGCGGTCACGCCATCCTGTTCGGCCGCTCCGTCGCCGCCCTGCTCCCGGACGACCTCCCCGACGAACTGGCCCTGTCGGTACTGGACGTGTGCGGCGCCCCGGCGCTGACCGCGCGCCTCGTCACCGCGTACGCGCACCGTGGAACCGCTCCCTCGGTGCTGGTGCTCGGCGCCGGCGGCAAGTCCGGTTCCCTGTCGCTCGCCGCCGCCCGCCGCGCCGGTGCCGGCCGGATCACCGGCGTGGTGCCCGGCTCCGCCGAGGAGACGGCCCTGACCGCCGCCGGCCTCGCCGACGAGGTGGTACGGGCGGACGCCCGGGACGCCGTCGCCCTGCACGCGCTGATCGAGAGCCGTGGCGGCCCCGCCGACGTGACGGTCGTCTGCACCGACGTGGCGGGTTGCGAGCACGCCGCGATCCTGGCCACACGGGACGGCGGCACCGTGGCGTTCTTCTCGATGGCGACATCGTTCAGCACCGCCGCGCTCGGCGCCGAGGGGCTGGCCCGCGATGTCACGCTGCTGATCGGCAACGGATACCAGCCCGGCCACAGCGCCCTGGCCCTCGACCTCGTGCGCGAGGAGCCGGGCGTGCGCGCTCTGTTCGACC
- a CDS encoding cupin domain-containing protein, whose amino-acid sequence MATAEIRTDIPQFLPVAGHHQPAPFYLTADMFGGVPVQVAGGPVDHLVGRPVADPHRHEVAEIYFLVSPTPGGARIEVTVENETHELSSPALLHVPAGAEHRFVTLEAEPGSYCFGILLGDAA is encoded by the coding sequence GTGGCAACCGCTGAGATCCGCACCGACATCCCGCAGTTCCTGCCGGTGGCCGGCCACCACCAGCCGGCCCCCTTCTACCTCACCGCGGACATGTTCGGCGGTGTGCCGGTCCAGGTCGCGGGCGGGCCCGTCGATCATCTGGTGGGCAGGCCCGTCGCCGATCCGCACCGGCACGAGGTGGCCGAGATCTACTTCCTCGTCTCACCCACTCCGGGCGGCGCCCGCATCGAGGTGACCGTCGAGAACGAGACACACGAGTTGTCCTCCCCGGCGCTGCTGCATGTGCCGGCCGGTGCCGAGCACCGCTTCGTCACACTGGAGGCGGAGCCCGGCAGTTACTGCTTCGGCATCCTGCTGGGAGACGCCGCGTGA
- a CDS encoding KamA family radical SAM protein: MVSRSLRAEAALADSPVESLPQPYAYRRHEAVEPDWRRFPGWRDVTEREWRDAQWQRSHCVKGVRELRAVAGPGLDDVFYDDVEADQRHHATMSILLPPHVLNTIAPHTGVETAAWYEDPVRRYMLPVASDRHPLWPSHPLASRDSLHEAEMWAVEGLTHRYPTKVLAELVSTCPQYCGHCTRMDLVGTSTPQITKYRFVMRPADRLDRMIDYLRATPTVRDVVVSGGDVANVPWPRLASFVGRLLEIDSIRDIRLASKGLIGLPQHWLAPQVVDGVAKLSAEARARGVSLALHTHANAAQQITPLVAEASRALLDAGLRDIRNQGVLLDGVNGTTEGLLDLCFALLDSAGIMPYYFYLCDMIPGAEHWRLPLARAQELQHSLMGYLPGFATPRLVCDVPYVGKRWVDQVDGYDRERGISSWTKNYRTTVDHDDPAALERVHHYYDPVHTLPRAGREWWTSAQALMGGAS; the protein is encoded by the coding sequence ATGGTGTCCCGTTCACTCCGTGCCGAGGCCGCCCTTGCGGACAGCCCCGTCGAAAGTCTCCCGCAGCCCTACGCCTACCGCCGTCACGAGGCGGTGGAACCCGACTGGCGCCGCTTCCCCGGCTGGCGCGACGTCACCGAGCGGGAATGGCGCGATGCCCAGTGGCAGCGCTCGCACTGCGTCAAGGGGGTCCGCGAGCTGCGCGCGGTGGCGGGCCCCGGTCTCGACGACGTGTTCTACGACGACGTCGAGGCGGACCAGCGCCACCACGCGACGATGTCGATCCTGCTGCCGCCGCACGTCCTGAACACGATCGCCCCGCACACCGGGGTGGAGACCGCCGCCTGGTACGAGGACCCGGTACGCCGCTACATGCTGCCGGTCGCCTCCGACCGGCATCCGCTGTGGCCGAGCCATCCGCTCGCCTCCCGCGACTCACTGCACGAGGCGGAGATGTGGGCGGTGGAGGGGCTGACCCACCGGTATCCGACCAAGGTGCTCGCCGAACTGGTGAGCACGTGCCCGCAGTACTGCGGGCACTGTACCCGGATGGATCTCGTCGGCACCTCCACGCCGCAGATCACCAAGTACCGCTTCGTGATGCGCCCCGCCGACCGGCTGGACCGCATGATCGACTACCTGCGGGCCACCCCGACGGTGCGGGACGTCGTCGTCTCGGGCGGCGACGTGGCCAACGTGCCCTGGCCCAGGCTCGCGTCGTTCGTCGGCCGGCTCCTGGAGATCGATTCGATCCGGGACATCCGGCTGGCCAGCAAGGGCCTGATCGGGCTGCCGCAGCACTGGCTCGCCCCGCAGGTCGTCGACGGGGTCGCGAAACTGTCCGCCGAGGCCCGCGCGCGGGGGGTGTCGCTGGCCCTGCACACCCACGCCAACGCCGCCCAGCAGATCACCCCGCTGGTCGCGGAGGCGTCCCGGGCTCTGCTCGACGCGGGCCTGCGCGACATACGCAACCAGGGCGTACTGCTCGACGGGGTCAACGGCACGACGGAGGGGCTGCTCGACCTGTGCTTCGCGCTGCTCGACTCCGCCGGGATCATGCCCTACTACTTCTACCTCTGCGACATGATCCCCGGCGCCGAGCACTGGCGGCTGCCGCTGGCGCGCGCCCAGGAACTGCAGCACTCACTGATGGGTTACCTGCCCGGGTTCGCGACCCCGCGGCTGGTCTGCGACGTGCCGTACGTCGGCAAGCGCTGGGTGGACCAGGTGGACGGCTACGACCGGGAGCGCGGCATATCCTCCTGGACGAAGAACTACCGCACGACCGTCGACCACGACGACCCGGCGGCGCTGGAGCGGGTGCACCACTACTACGACCCGGTGCACACGCTGCCCCGGGCGGGCCGGGAGTGGTGGACGAGCGCACAGGCGCTGATGGGCGGGGCGTCATGA
- a CDS encoding GNAT family N-acetyltransferase — protein sequence MTHAVIVNDRQQYALWPTGSNLPDGWLATGWTGGEQACLDRISELWKDGRPAPVRRAVAEDAARPAVQLLVTPRLWLREVLPEEAEQLTGGGTAGLEWLGGTPSAETRIAAKMLTRAAGAGVHVPGWGMYLLLRAEDVVVVGAMGFHGPPADGSAEIGFDLTEQARGQGYATEALGELAAWTLRQSGLDTVVATTTEDNVTSQRVMERAGFELQPERDQEGLLVYRLTR from the coding sequence GTGACGCACGCAGTCATCGTCAACGACCGGCAGCAGTACGCCCTGTGGCCGACCGGCAGCAATCTGCCCGACGGCTGGCTCGCCACCGGCTGGACCGGCGGCGAACAGGCCTGCCTGGACCGGATCTCCGAGCTGTGGAAGGACGGCCGCCCCGCCCCGGTGCGCCGGGCGGTCGCCGAGGACGCCGCCCGTCCCGCCGTGCAGCTGCTGGTGACCCCGCGGCTGTGGCTGCGCGAGGTGCTGCCCGAGGAGGCCGAGCAGCTCACCGGGGGCGGCACGGCCGGGCTCGAATGGCTGGGCGGCACCCCCAGCGCGGAGACCCGGATCGCGGCGAAGATGCTCACCCGTGCCGCCGGCGCCGGAGTCCATGTGCCCGGCTGGGGCATGTACCTGCTGCTCCGGGCGGAGGACGTCGTGGTGGTCGGCGCGATGGGCTTCCACGGTCCGCCCGCCGACGGCTCGGCGGAGATCGGCTTCGACCTCACCGAGCAGGCCCGGGGCCAGGGTTACGCCACCGAGGCCCTGGGCGAGCTCGCCGCCTGGACCCTGCGGCAGAGCGGCCTGGACACGGTCGTCGCCACGACCACCGAGGACAACGTCACCTCGCAGCGCGTCATGGAGCGCGCGGGGTTCGAGCTCCAGCCCGAGCGCGACCAGGAAGGTCTGCTCGTCTACCGGCTCACCCGCTGA